The following proteins are encoded in a genomic region of Nicotiana sylvestris chromosome 4, ASM39365v2, whole genome shotgun sequence:
- the LOC138890394 gene encoding uncharacterized protein, whose protein sequence is MNASQKDWSRKLDNALWAYRMAYKTPIGMSPYRLVFGKACHHSVELDHKAMRALMKFNLEWDVATNLRVAQMNELDEFWYHAYTSSSLYKEKMKYLHDKYIHNKEFK, encoded by the coding sequence atgaATGCCAGCCAGAAagattggtcaagaaaacttgataatgctctttgggcttatagaATGGCCTACAAAACACCGATCGggatgtctccataccggttaGTGTTCGGGAAGGCATGTCATCATTCGGTGGAACTTGACCATAAGGCCATGCGGGCTTTGATGAAGTTTaaccttgagtgggatgtcgCCACAAACCTAAGAGTGGCACAAATGAATGAGCTAGACGAATTTTGGTATCATGCCTACACAAGCTCGTCCCtttacaaggagaagatgaagtacctccatgacaaATACATCCACAACAAGGAGTTTAAATAG
- the LOC138890393 gene encoding uncharacterized protein yields MADHTIKRPLDIIDDMLVCVDKFILLADFVIPDCEVDYEVPIILGRPFLSTGKDLVYVEAGELTFRMGNEKVVFHVCKSMRQPNSNEFSSFVDLVTNVIIDDSSAIINVADNLEAVCSTLTMTRTKKAM; encoded by the coding sequence ATGGCAGATCATACAATAAAGAGGCCTTTGGATAttattgatgatatgttagttTGTGTTGACAAGTTCATCCTCCTGGCGGACTTTGTGATTcctgattgtgaagtggactatgaggtgcctattattttgggtagacctttcctttCTACGGGGAAGGATCTTGTTTATGTGGAAgccggtgagctcactttccggaTGGGTAatgaaaaggtggtcttccatgtatgcaaatctatgaggcaaccgaatagcaaTGAATTTTCTTCGTTTGTGGATTTGGTCACTAATGTGATTATTGATGATTCTAGTGCCATAATAAATGTTGCGGATAATTTGGAAGCCGTTTGCTCAACCTTGACAATGACGAGGACAAAAAAGGCTATGTAG
- the LOC138890392 gene encoding uncharacterized protein translates to MIDDEQQRLERFGRLQPLSFSGAKLEDAQGFLDRCQRILCTICIMETSLASFTTFQFTRATFSWWEAYERRMPFDASPLTWQEFSILFLVKFVLQSRREELPRQFEQLRQDDMSMMQYEMRFFELVRHAV, encoded by the coding sequence ATGATTGATGATGAGCAAcagagactagagagatttggtagactccagcctctaTCTTTCAGCGGGGCAAAGTtggaggatgcccagggtttcttggatagaTGCCAAAGGATTCTCTGTACAATATGTATTATGGAGACCAGTTTAGcctcgttcactacttttcagtttactAGAGCTACTTtcagttggtgggaggcttatgagaggcgtatgcCATTTGATGCATCACCACttacttggcaggagttctccatcctctttttggtgaagttcgtgctgcagtctcgcagagaggagctgcccAGACAGTTTGAGCAGTTACGTCAGGATGATATGTCTAtgatgcagtacgagatgaggttttttgagttggtCCGTCATGCAGTGTGA